The Hydra vulgaris chromosome 05, alternate assembly HydraT2T_AEP genome includes the window agaGGCTTTCATAAAACATCgactattttataatcttatgcTGCAAAGGAGCGCCACttcatcaactgagggtttggcatggggcactcattcattattcttcatttttttcttctttttcagaaaaagcTGTATGATATTAAGATAAGCAACACTAGTAAGCATATGCTTATCTAAACAAGCTATAgtagatataaaataaaaatattaaaaataaaaatgttctgattgtttttattatttttttaaattgtaaaacatgcgtcttgctacattgactatcttagcctgctgctacaagggagtacttccagtaacttcaactctaatagtggtagcttgcagccttgttggaagtgaagatgtttaaaaaaataataacaattgttatatatatatatatatatatatatatatatatatgtatatatatatgtatatgtatatatatatatatatatatatatatatatatatatatatatatatatatatatatatatgtatatgtatatatattagggtgttccACTTTTAAACTGaccaaaatattttcattagcaCTCATTCTTAATCATCATCATTAGGCCCCAGGAcccaccaaaaaaatttttagacttCTAAGTACATGGGTTCAGGTAGAAGCAGGTTTCATGTGAGAGGTTGCgtgattattgaaaaaaatatcgcAAACATCTtcatttttcaatcattttttatctaaaaaaaatatttccttaatttttagctttttaaaaaatcacaaatgAGTATTTATCACAAAATAGCAACAATAAAAAggtcaaaatctttaaaaaatcacataaaatcagtttttttcaCATCTTTTCCAacttcttttctgtttttagtTACAACTTGCATTGTGTCTTGTAGTAATCCTTCATCATGGGTTTGAGCCACAAAATCTTGAACAAGTCGAATGTGGCGCTCAGCCCTATCATTGACCACTGCAAGGTTTGCTacttgattttgaaaatttgtatatgAAACATTTGAAACATTAAAGTTATCATCTATCcatgtttttatcatttctcTAGAAATACCTAAGTAAGTAAATATCAGCCAGGACTCCTCTGTAACAAAATCAGACAAAACTGACATGGGAAGTATATGTGTTGGTGAATCTGGTTGTTCTGTACTGAACTCATCAAGTGATGGAGGATCAAAGCTTATCAGCTTTAGAGCTATTTCAGTTCTTTCCTTTGAATCTAGATCACCATTTGCTATTGAAAGAATAACCAACTGAGGGGTCAGGTACCAACTATGACAAACCAGGCTTGAATGGAGCTTTTTGCCAGGGGACCATACTTGGATTTATATAGCTCATTTGACATCATTTCTAAAGACAGTTTGAAAGCATCCAAATCATTTGATAGTGCCTGGGCTGCAATAGGAGACTTCAGGAAGTATGATCCATAAAATGTGACAATAAAGTCAGTTGACATTTGCAACATATCTTTCTCacttttattcaattttgaatttatcATCGAAGTCAGCTGCATGGTCAGCAAGTATAGGCAGTCAGCCATGAATCTGGCATGATGATGTGCACCTGGTTGCTTGAATTGGAAACCAGGTACATGGCCCCCAAAGTAAATGACCAGTAGTTCACATAGAGCTTTATAGTCTCCTCTTTGAAAACAATCTCTTTTCAAGGCTGTTTCACAAAAATTCTTAGTATCTATTACTTTTGTATGAAAAGTAGTACCTACTTTAAACTCATCTCTgtcatagttaaaaaaaagcaattgatcCATATTTTGAGCTCCTTCTTGTATTTCTCGCCAGTTATTTTGGAAATCTTTATATATTGCTCTTGATGGCGATTTTGTTGTTCCTTGAATATAATCCATTGCATGTGATATGTGTCTTTCAGATATGTGGTgcctgaaaaaatttaaatatgaaaaactgTACACTGTACAATGTAAATTTATGtgacaaaataaatgatttttataaatattttagtaccTACAGAGGAGCCAAAGCACTGGTCGTTGAAGCACATCATCCACCAGGAACTTTATAGCCCCATTGTACTTTCCAGTGTTAGAGGCAGTTGTATCTGCACTACAACCAATGATTTGGTCAGTGAGCTCATAGTATTCTACAATGTTCTGAATAGTAATAGCTTAATCCTGTCCTTTAGATGACTCAATTTCTAAAACTCCGAGCAAGAAATCTAGGGGTTCATTGACCTGGGGTGATGAAAAACTGAGAGCTAGCCTTTCTACAGTttcagacaatttttttttcagttctaTAATGCTTGACAAGTTTTGTATCAAAGTGAAGGACAACCTTTAAATCTCGTACTTTGTCTAGATTTTCTTCTCTGACCATTTCTGcttcattttcaataacaatCTTTCTGTTTCTATGCAGACCACTCTTTGATACAGGAACTGTATTGAGATCAACACCAGCGATACTGAAAAGTGAGCCCAGGAGTGAGGTTTCTGCTCTAACGCTTACCTTATACCTGGTCAAGAATGGAACCCATTTGTCAAGAATGTCATTCATTGAAAGCTGCAGGCAAACTCTATCTTTACTAATCTTCTGTTTTTTTGGTGAAGGCTCAAAATCACTATCATTATCAGTTGCACTTGTTCCACTTGATGAAAATGATACTTCCATCTcaaaatttttcattctttCCTTTTCCTTTATTGTTTTCTTCTTTGACCTTTCCTGTCTCTCTTTTTCCCGTTCATCTTCTCTATGCATTCTCTCTATCATATCAAACATTCTTTTTTCTCCATCTTTAATTCTGTCATGATAAGATTTGTCTTTACTGTTGTCAAACTTTACCATTTCACCTCTAAATGCTTTCTTCAGGAACTCAATGTCCTCTCTTTTTGCATCTTTgtctttattttcatcatttttgaTCAGATTTAAGATATCTGTTTTATAAACTTGAAATGTACAGTTTGCCTCATTTACAAaatcctgtttttttttatttaattgctcCTGTTTCTCTCTATTTTCATAAAGGGTTCTGACTTTGCATAGTTTCTGGTAGCGGTCATAAGATTGTACAAGCTTTTCCTTGACTACTTGCTCTGTTAACcgaaattttgaatcaaaaccACCCCTGTTCCAAAGATTTAACAGTTCTCTGAGTATACATACACCAGTGAATTCCCCTGTTTTTAATTTCACATTCCCCTTCACTGCAAACCATAGATCTTGACCTTGACATTTGTGCACAGGataagttttgtttattgttctTTGATCTTAGCCAATATATTCGACAACAAACTTCTCCCATTGTGGgtagtctaaaaaaattaaaagtaggTTTACATTGTTTTTCTACATACAActatttttgataaacaattttACTCAGctttttctaatactttttaaaagtaaataaaaaatataacctGTTTGGTGCAAACATATGAAGGGGATGCTGAAGCAAGTAGAGTGTTCTTCTACTCCTGTTGGTTCGCTGAGGAGCTAGACTTCTGCTTTGGGATGTACATGAGGATCCTGGCTGATGGTCCCTGCTAGTTCTAGGAGAGGTATTTCTCAAAGAAGAATGACTTTGGCATAAGGAAGGCTCTTTGGAACTCTCCTCAGTTCTCTCTCTTGCTGCACTCTGACCTTTTCTGGTCCTAGAGGATCTGCGGAGGGTTCCATCATCATCACTATccattatatactttttttaatttagatatttctgaaaaatcaaatgtaatAGAAATCAATCAAGtcacatcaaataaaaaagaaaataaaaaaaaacatgaattaGTAAAATTGCagatgttttaatatttaatatgataggatacaattttataatgagtattggtatttttttgttttcagcaggcctaaaaattaaaattttattaaaaaaaacatgtttaaggtcatttaaatgcattaaaattacattatagTTTAGaacataatattattttctccatttgatgttttgaaatatttttttagaccaaaaatgtctaaaaattgaaagaattctgtaaaatttatgaataatcaCGCAACCTCTCATATGAAACCTGCTTCTACCTGAACCAATGTACATAgaagtctaaaaaaattttttggtggGTCCTGGAACCTAATGATGATGATTAAGAATGAGTgctaacaaaaatattttggtcaGTTTAAAagtgggacaccctaatatatatatgtatatatatatatatgtatgtatatatatatatatatatatatatatatatatatatatatatatatatatatatatatatatatatatatatatatatatatatagatataaatatatatatatatgtatatatatgtatgtatatatatatatatatatatatatatatatatatatatatgtatatatatatatatatatatatatatatatatatatatatatatatatatatatgtgtatatatatatatatatgtatatatatatatatatatatttatgtatatatttatatatcctCCCTCCCCCCCCTCCCTATTTATTTCTGAAACTGTCATAATTTAAGTTGAAATATCATTACTTGAATTgtgcaatttatatttaaggATATTGCTGACCAAGACATCTAGAAGTGTGTATACATGTATCTTCAATATCTTTTAGttttctaatatatatgtataatgtcGGAATCAAATGAAATCAATGTAGCACAATGTATGCCAGAAATTCTTGAAATCAATAATAGCAGTTCGGTTTTTCCTACAATATCATCAAGTCGCAATCGCAGTAGAAGTTGTCTTATGCACTTATCGAACCCTGATCTTTATGTTCCAAGTGTTCGATCAACTTCTATGCAAAAAGAATGTTTTGTTAATGGAGTTAATTCGTCATCTTTAACTGATGGAGAGCTTTCATGGCAATCATTTGAGAAGTTAAAAAGTGAATTAGATCGTGCTCAACAAGATCTTCGTTCACGTGATGTTCAATGTGAAGCTTTATCTAAGGTTCGAGATGAAGTTGATCTTGAAATAGAGGAATTAACTGCAAGTTTGTTTGAGGAAGCTCATAAAATGGTGTTTGAAGCTAATAGTGCCAAGGCTGTTGCTGAGAAGAAGTTATATGAAACTCAGCTTAAGCTGGATGGATTGCAAGCTGAGGTTACAGCCCTTAAGTTACTTGTGATTACATCAACACCAGCCAATcctggaaaagaaaagaaaagtaagAAAGAAAAGTTAAGTCATCAGCAATCACAACAACCTGAAGAAGTTTGTTTGGAGTGTGAAACTTACCATTGGATAAATGACTCTCATAAATTGCAAGAAGCAAAGACAGATATTATTGATTTTCTCATTAATAAAGAAGTTGATTGTTtagtttttcagaattttttagcTTGGCTTGAAAGTAATTGTCCTCTAAAAGACCATTTGTTCCTccatttaattcataaagatgATATAAGCCCATGTTTGCGTTTTCCTAATGAGGAGCTAGCAAGTTCAATTTATACTGCAATTCAAAACAATATGCTTacagtggaagctattaaacCTAAGCAAAAAAAGTGTGCATTAACTTTTACATATGTATTGTGCTCTTTCAGGATCAAAACTAGTGATACTTGTTctaattggttttttatttcaaactcaTCACGTGCTAGAGTGGTTGCAGTTGTagacttttttatgtttctgCGTTATATTAGACaaggtattattaaaaaagatattaatgttttgtattgGGAGATGATTAAAAGGCGAGCCCAAATGTCACTTACTCGCTTAGGTTTGcacaataattttgaaaatgctCCGAAATCTTTGAGTTCAAGCTATTCCACAACATGTTCATCTGGTACAAGTAgctaaaagtaattttttactaatgttaTATTGTGTTGAtgcatttttatcaaaaagtcattttttggcTCTTTGTCAACCGAAGCACAACTAAGTGTTTTGTACCAACAAAAATtctacttgaaatttttttttacttttaaaaacatgaagttatattaaattttaaatgctatATATTTTCAGTCTATGAAATTTTctacaaatttgtttatttctaaaaacttaaaaaaatttcaatcttctatataaaatattttattaatcaataagTAGTTATAGGTATTATCTTTcattgtatttttgttaaatattttaattattatatcacTATTATCTATTTgttatattacttattatattgttaaaaaattttaatattatattactctttaattgagttttattccattgtaaaaaaaattattttagtattttaatatataatcattGACGTAAAAAAGGTGACTTAACACCAACCATTTCCATGGAAACATTTGTGTCTTCTTTTCACAGTAAGTAAAACAgaatttatctatttttctatttatataattatcaaTGTGTGTATTATAATATGTGTATGGATGTCTGCTGTATGtacatatgtaaatatttatttttaagctttctaatgaaatttgttaataaattgtttgaatttatttttgaaattcatgaaaatattagcactctttttaaataataaataaaattgagaaaacatttttttataaattcattattatactagattttagttttgaatttttatgtaaaaagataaaaaaaatcttgaaaagagtttatttttatatttgataattatcCCAATTAGCacccaataaataaaaatctagctgctttttttctattttgaataaacatacaaaagttcaaaaagttcattaaaccTTTGATAAATAAGAAAACCTTATTTAGTTTTTGGTTTGAATAACAtactctcgagtccttaataCAGGGGGGGTGTAATAAAAGGAGGGGtggtattttttcttttatgcagGGCCGTCCCTAGGGTTGGTGGCGCCCGAGGCAAATGAATTTGTGGCGCCCCCTCCAGTAATAGTTGcgtatataagttttttttgtcgcCACTAATATTTTAACACTTATACCACTTACCAATCTAccataaagataaatatatatacattcgattcgataaatatatatacattcgattcgataaatacatatacattcGATTCAAGAATAGTAATAGCTAAGTAAATCAAATAGTTGAAGTAAATTAAGTAAGCTAAGGAAATGGAATAGTTTAaacaatgtaattttaaatgaaaacttaaattaGTGACAAATGAGTAAATTTATAATGGTATACTCCGAGGTTTTCCAAAGGAAATCTgttcaataatttttccaaGGTTGAGTTTTTTGCCCCGTCGTTTTAAATGGAGAGTATTGCAAGCAACGTCAATCTTTTTAGCGATATTGTCAGCAGTATGCGTTGTGCTATCCACAGACTAGTAAAAAGGTCTTTTCTGTAGGTCTTTTTGATTATATTGAATGTTTCTAACGGTGATAGTGTTTTGTTGACCGCCTTCTGCTTCTGCTCACaccatttgttaaaaacagtCGTAATCAAACTGACATATAAAAGTTCATTGTACTGTTCTTCACCATTTATATCTGAAATGTTTTTCACAGCCAGGTattcttgtaaaattttataatcctCTTTGAATTTGTCCGGTGGTGGTAGTTTTTTCAGGTCAAGTAGGAATCCCCACTTTGACTCGTATTTGGAGAACTTGTCTATTCTGCTTTTAAAGGCGATGCAATTAGGGgcaaaaaacatcatttttaatagtATAGATTCTTTGAATAACTCCAAACAGCAATATAGACTTCACCAATTATACTATGAAAGAATCGTTTAAAAAACAGCGGGGAAATACTCTTCTACCATTTGGTTGTACATACGTAAACGCGGCCAACATTTGACAGCTTTGAACAAAAAATGGCTTACAGTCAAGGTTAATGTGCTCTGCTcttgtctatttttttaatttcttttccgTAATTCGCTAAGAAAAAGTCgcaaataaagttaattttaaaggtAAGTACCATTTATTTTCagattacataattttattatgaaataagtATGTTTGgtactaattaaaaattatttcttatctgtTTACTGCCATCTGTAGTCAGTTATGAGGGTGGTCATATactgaataaaaagaataaaataatttagtaattgTCTAGGGGTGGTCGATTACTGAGTTATTCCTTTGTTTATCTTAACTCATTATAACAAGCATGTTTATGTCTTTTTAGCAAACTGCACTGGTTTTTATATTCTTAACATAATAAGGTTTATCTAATAGATGACCAGGTggtcaaatactaaaacaatGATGTGTCACTtctgaacctttttttttttttggtactgTTTTAGATTTATTACGCCTACcataaaaagtcaattttgaaaatacttaGAGAAAACGATGAAGGAAGCCATCcaagatgaaattaataatacGCCAGTACGGGCAGCAGCTAAAAAATATGGTGTACCAAGaattactcttaaataaaaatttgaagacAAATCATCCattgaaagaaaaattgaatCTCAAACCGCCCAAAGCTATGAAGAGAAAATAGTTATTGCTAACTGGGTATTAAAAGTGGTCGAAGCAGGATTCCCTGTAACTGTAAAACAACTTCAAGATAATGTGCAACGGTTGGTGACTGACCTTAATAGAGACAACCCTTTTAATAACAATTGTCCAGGGAGGACATGGATCCACggatttttaataagaaataaaagtatatCTAAACGTTTTAGCCAAAACTTAACAGCTCCCTGTGAAACAGGACAATATTTCACGGTTGTTCACGTTaagaaatacttaaaaaaaaaatttca containing:
- the LOC100200235 gene encoding guanine nucleotide exchange factor for Rab-3A translates to MSESNEINVAQCMPEILEINNSSSVFPTISSSRNRSRSCLMHLSNPDLYVPSVRSTSMQKECFVNGVNSSSLTDGELSWQSFEKLKSELDRAQQDLRSRDVQCEALSKVRDEVDLEIEELTASLFEEAHKMVFEANSAKAVAEKKLYETQLKLDGLQAEVTALKLLVITSTPANPGKEKKSKKEKLSHQQSQQPEEVCLECETYHWINDSHKLQEAKTDIIDFLINKEVDCLVFQNFLAWLESNCPLKDHLFLHLIHKDDISPCLRFPNEELASSIYTAIQNNMLTVEAIKPKQKKCALTFTYVLCSFRIKTSDTCSNWFFISNSSRARVVAVVDFFMFLRYIRQGIIKKDINVLYWEMIKRRAQMSLTRLGLHNNFENAPKSLSSSYSTTCSSGTSS